A genomic window from Salvelinus namaycush isolate Seneca chromosome 5, SaNama_1.0, whole genome shotgun sequence includes:
- the LOC120048827 gene encoding coiled-coil domain-containing protein 106-like, producing the protein MNEEEMISGEDVMSEGMSSGGHPGMKRRRVFRFTRERQRVKDAAGVLFRYKKILLTYQRLKNMSKAFQIHGVDRNTVASTTPIAEMLLVAPEKVAEVGEFDPSKEKLLDYARRCYVALDEETLSRVQALKKNNLLLPISYRLKGGEDSLKEKETHATTN; encoded by the exons ATGAACGAGGAGGAAATGATTTCAGGAGAGGACGTGATGTCAGAGGGCATGAGCAGCGGTGGGCACCCAGGGATGAAGAGGAGGCGGGTCTTCCGATTCaccagggagaggcagagag TCAAAGACGCTGCAGGGGTTCTGTTTCGCTACAAGAAGATCCTGCTGACCTACCAGCGGCTGAAGAACATGTCTAAGGCCTTCCAGATCCACGGCGTAGACcgcaacacagtggcctccaccacGCCCATCGCTGAGATGCTGCTGGTGGCCCCGGAGAAGGTGGCGGAGGTGGGCGAGTTTGACCCGTCCAAGGAGAAGCTGCTGGATTACGCACGGCGCTGCTACGTCGCCCTGGACGAGGAGACGCTCAGCAGGGTGCAGGCCCTGAAGAAGAACAACCTGCTACTACCCATCTCCTACAG GTTGAAAGGAGGAGAGGATTCTCTTAAAGAAAAGGAAACTCACGCGACCACAAACTGA
- the LOC120048825 gene encoding mucin-12-like isoform X1, with translation MDYYTAVEAGGRSYRLITGAVPQPGTCPWDSTTLSPDVGPIPGTLTHSTALSPDVGPIPDTLTHSTAMAPDVGPIPDTLTHSTTLSPDVGPIPGTLTHSTAMAPDVGPIPDTLTHSTTLSPDVGPIPGTLTHSTAMAPDVGPIPGTLTHSTALSPDVGPIPGTLTHSTAMAPDVGPIPGTLTHSTTLAPDVGPIPGTLTHSTALSPDVGPIPETLTHSTALSPDVGPIPGTLTHSTTLSRDVGPIPGTLTHSTAMAPDVGPIPGTLTHSTALSPDVGPIPGTLTHSTALSPDVGPIPGTLTHSTAMAPDVGPIPGTLTHSTALSPDVGPIPGTLTHSTAMAPDVGPIPGTLTHSTTLAPDVGPIPDTLTHSTTLAPDVGPIPGTLTHSTAMAPDVGPIPGTLTHSTTLSRDVGPIPGTLTHSTAMAPDVGPIPGTLTHSTALSPDVGPIPGTLTHSTAMAPDVGPIPGTLTHSTTLAPDVGPIPGTLTHSTAMAPDVGPIPGTLTHSTTLSPDVGPIPGTLTHSTAMAPDVGPIPGTLTHSTTLSPDVGPIPGTLTHSTTLSPDVGPIPGTLTHSTTLSPDVGPIPGTLTHSTTLSPDVGPIPGTLTHSTALSPDVGPIPGTLTHSTALSPDVGPIPGTLTPSTAMAPDVGPIPGTLTHSTALSPDVGPIPGTLTHSTALSPDVGPIPGTLTPPPWPLMWDLSLGHSLTPPLCPLMWDLSVGHSICLPPLSALGVNCHPGLNYHLTHTHTPHHTTHMQTHTHAQNINGICGYTLYIYTECTKH, from the coding sequence ATGGATTACtacacagcagtggaggctggtgggaggagctatagactGATAACAGGGGCTGTGCCCCAACCTGGGACCTGTCCCTGGGACTCCACCACTCTGTCCCCTGATGTGGGACCTATCCCTGGGACACTCACTCACTCCACCGCTCTGTCCCCTGATGTGGGACCTATCCctgacacactcactcactccaccGCCATGGCCCCTGATGTGGGACCTATCCctgacacactcactcactccaccACTCTGTCCCCTGATGTGGGACCTATCCCTGGGACACTCACTCACTCCACCGCCATGGCCCCTGATGTGGGACCTATCCctgacacactcactcactccaccACTCTGTCCCCTGATGTGGGACCTATCCCTGGGACACTCACTCACTCCACTGCCATGGCCCCTGATGTGGGACCTATCCCTGGGACACTCACTCACTCCACCGCTCTGTCCCCTGATGTGGGACCTATCCCTGGGACACTCACTCACTCCACCGCCATGGCCCCTGATGTGGGACCTATCCCTGGGACACTCACTCACTCCACCACTCTGGCCCCTGATGTGGGACCTATCCCTGGGACACTCACTCACTCCACCGCTCTGTCCCCTGATGTGGGACCTATCCCTgagacactcactcactccacCGCTCTGTCCCCTGATGTGGGACCTATCCCTGGGACACTCACTCACTCCACCACTCTGTCCCGTGATGTGGGACCTATCCCTGGGACACTCACTCACTCCACCGCCATGGCCCCTGATGTGGGACCTATCCCTGGGACACTCACTCACTCCACCGCTCTGTCCCCTGATGTGGGACCTATCCCTGGGACACTCACTCACTCCACCGCTCTGTCCCCTGATGTGGGACCTATCCCTGGGACACTCACTCACTCCACCGCCATGGCCCCTGATGTGGGACCTATCCCTGGGACACTCACTCACTCCACCGCTCTGTCCCCTGATGTGGGACCTATCCCTGGGACACTCACTCACTCCACCGCCATGGCCCCTGATGTGGGACCTATCCCTGGGACACTCACTCACTCCACCACTCTGGCCCCTGATGTGGGACCTATCCctgacacactcactcactccaccACTCTGGCCCCTGATGTGGGACCTATCCCTGGGACACTCACTCACTCCACCGCCATGGCCCCTGATGTGGGACCTATCCCTGGGACACTCACTCACTCCACCACTCTGTCCCGTGATGTGGGACCTATCCCTGGGACACTCACTCACTCCACCGCCATGGCCCCTGATGTGGGACCTATCCCTGGGACACTCACTCACTCCACCGCTCTGTCCCCTGATGTGGGACCTATCCCTGGGACACTCACTCACTCCACCGCCATGGCCCCTGATGTGGGACCTATCCCTGGGACACTCACTCACTCCACCACTCTGGCCCCTGATGTGGGACCTATCCCTGGGACACTCACTCACTCCACCGCCATGGCCCCTGATGTGGGACCTATCCCTGGGACACTCACTCACTCCACCACTCTGTCCCCTGATGTGGGACCTATCCCTGGGACACTCACTCACTCCACCGCCATGGCCCCTGATGTGGGACCTATCCCTGGGACACTCACTCACTCCACCACTCTGTCCCCTGATGTGGGACCTATCCCTGGGACACTCACTCACTCCACCACTCTGTCCCCTGATGTGGGACCTATCCCTGGGACACTCACTCACTCCACCACTCTGTCCCCTGATGTGGGACCTATCCCTGGGACACTCACTCACTCCACCACTCTGTCCCCTGATGTGGGACCTATCCCTGGGACACTCACTCACTCCACCGCTCTGTCCCCTGATGTGGGACCTATCCCTGGGACACTCACTCACTCCACCGCTCTGTCCCCTGATGTGGGACCTATCCCTGGGACACTCACTCCCTCCACCGCCATGGCCCCTGATGTGGGACCTATCCCTGGGACACTCACTCACTCCACCGCTCTGTCCCCTGATGTGGGACCTATCCCTGGGACACTCACTCACTCCACCGCTCTGTCCCCTGATGTGGGACCTATCCCTGGGACACTCACTCCACCGCCATGGCCCCTGATGTGGGACCTATCCCTGGGACACTCACTCACTCCACCGCTCTGTCCCCTGATGTGGGACCTATCCGTGGGACACTCAATCTGTCTACCACCACTGTCAGCGCTTGGCGTTAATTGCCACCCAGGGCTGAATtatcacctcacacacacacacacaccacaccacaccacgcaCATGCAAACGCACACGCATGCACAAAACATTAATGGTATCTGCGGGTATACAttatacatatacactgagtgtacaaaacattaa
- the LOC120048826 gene encoding splicing factor U2AF 65 kDa subunit-like isoform X1: protein MSDFDEFERQLSENKQAEKDKENRHHRRSPSRSRSRERKRRSRDKDRRSRDRRGDSKERRPRRSSPSQQQPQEIAVSRSPHRETKKKNKVKKYWDVPPPGFEHISVMQYKAMQAAGQIPATALLPTMTPDGLAVTPTPVPVVGSQMTRQARRLYVGNIPFGITEESMMDFFNAQMRLGGLTQAPGNPVLAVQINQDKNFAFLEFRSVDETTQAMAFDGIIFQGQSLKIRRPHDYQPLPGMSENPSVYVPGVVSTVVPDSAHKLFIGGLPNYLNDDQVKELLTSFGPLKAFNLVKDSATGLSKGYAFCEYVDVNLNDQITMENQAIAGLNGMQLGDKKLLVQRASVGSKNATLTSINQTPVTLQVPGLMNSSMTQMAGLPTEVLCLMNMVAVEELVDEEEYEEIVEDVRDECSKYGQVKSIEIPRPVDGLEVPGTGKIFVEFMSVFDSQKAMQGLTGRKFANRVVVTKYCDPDAYHRRDFW, encoded by the exons ATGTCGGATTTCGACGAATTCGAGAGACAACTGTCTGAAAACAAACAAG CGGAGAAGGACAAGGAGAACCGCCACCACCGTCGCTCCCCCTCTCGCAGCCgcagcagagagaggaagaggaggagcagagacAAGGACAGACGCAGCAGGGATCGCCGTGGAGACAGCAAGGAGCGCAGACCGAGACGCAG CTCACCATCCCAACAACAACCCCAAGAGATTGCTGTAAG TCGTTCCCCGCACCGTGAAACGAAGAAGAAGAACAAAGTGAAGAAGTACTGGGACGTCCCTCCTCCTGGCTTTGAACACATCAGTGTGATGCAGTACAAAGCCATGCAGG CTGCGGGTCAGATCCCAGCCACGGCCCTGCTGCCCACCATGACCCCAGACGGCCTGGCCGTGACCCCCACTCCTGTCCCTGTGGTGGGAAGCCAGATGACCAGACAGGCCCGTCGGCTCTACGTGGGGAACATCCCCTTCGGCATCACAGAG GAGTCCATGATGGATTTCTTCAACGCTCAGATGCGTCTGGGCGGTCTCACTCAGGCTCCAGGGAACCCTGTCCTCGCTGTTCAGATCAACCAGGACAAGAACTTTGCCTTCCTCGAG TTCCGCTCAGTGGATGAGACAACCCAGGCCATGGCGTTCGACGGCATCATCTTCCAGGGACAGAGTCTGAAGATCCGCCGTCCCCATGACTACCAGCCCCTGCCCGGCATGAGCGAGAACCCCAGCGTCTACGTGcctg GCGTGGTGTCCACAGTGGTGCCTGACTCAGCCCACAAGCTGTTCATCGGGGGCCTGCCCAACTACCTGAATGATGACCAG GTGAAGGAGCTCCTGACATCGTTTGGGCCTCTCAAGGCCTTTAACTTGGTCAAGGATAGTGCCACAGGTTTGTCTAAGGGTTATGCGTTCTGTGAGTATGTAGACGTCAACCTGAACGACCAGATCACCATGGAGAATCAG GCCATAGCAGGACTCAACGGCATGCAGCTGGGAGATAAAAAACTCCTGGTGCAGAGAGCCAGCGTGGGATCCAAGAACGCCACTCTG acAAGTATAAACCAGACCCCGGTGACGCTGCAGGTGCCGGGCCTGATGAACAGCTCAATGACCCAGATGGCCGGCCTGCCCACTGAGGTGCTGTGTCTGATGAATATGGTGGCTGTGGAGGAGCTGGTGGATGAAGAGGAATACGAGGAGATCGTGGAGGATGTGAGGGACGAGTGCAGCAAGTACGGCCAGGTCAAGAGCATCGAGATCCCCAGACCTGTGGATGGGCTGGAGGTCCCTGGCACTggcaag ATCTTTGTGGAGTTCATGTCAGTGTTTGACTCCCAGAAGGCCATGCAGGGTCTGACGGGCAGGAAGTTTGCCAACCGGGTGGTGGTGACCAAATACTGCGACCCTGATGCCTACCACCGCCGAGACTTCTGGTAG
- the LOC120048826 gene encoding splicing factor U2AF 65 kDa subunit-like isoform X2: MSDFDEFERQLSENKQAEKDKENRHHRRSPSRSRSRERKRRSRDKDRRSRDRRGDSKERRPRRSRSPHRETKKKNKVKKYWDVPPPGFEHISVMQYKAMQAAGQIPATALLPTMTPDGLAVTPTPVPVVGSQMTRQARRLYVGNIPFGITEESMMDFFNAQMRLGGLTQAPGNPVLAVQINQDKNFAFLEFRSVDETTQAMAFDGIIFQGQSLKIRRPHDYQPLPGMSENPSVYVPGVVSTVVPDSAHKLFIGGLPNYLNDDQVKELLTSFGPLKAFNLVKDSATGLSKGYAFCEYVDVNLNDQITMENQAIAGLNGMQLGDKKLLVQRASVGSKNATLTSINQTPVTLQVPGLMNSSMTQMAGLPTEVLCLMNMVAVEELVDEEEYEEIVEDVRDECSKYGQVKSIEIPRPVDGLEVPGTGKIFVEFMSVFDSQKAMQGLTGRKFANRVVVTKYCDPDAYHRRDFW, encoded by the exons ATGTCGGATTTCGACGAATTCGAGAGACAACTGTCTGAAAACAAACAAG CGGAGAAGGACAAGGAGAACCGCCACCACCGTCGCTCCCCCTCTCGCAGCCgcagcagagagaggaagaggaggagcagagacAAGGACAGACGCAGCAGGGATCGCCGTGGAGACAGCAAGGAGCGCAGACCGAGACGCAG TCGTTCCCCGCACCGTGAAACGAAGAAGAAGAACAAAGTGAAGAAGTACTGGGACGTCCCTCCTCCTGGCTTTGAACACATCAGTGTGATGCAGTACAAAGCCATGCAGG CTGCGGGTCAGATCCCAGCCACGGCCCTGCTGCCCACCATGACCCCAGACGGCCTGGCCGTGACCCCCACTCCTGTCCCTGTGGTGGGAAGCCAGATGACCAGACAGGCCCGTCGGCTCTACGTGGGGAACATCCCCTTCGGCATCACAGAG GAGTCCATGATGGATTTCTTCAACGCTCAGATGCGTCTGGGCGGTCTCACTCAGGCTCCAGGGAACCCTGTCCTCGCTGTTCAGATCAACCAGGACAAGAACTTTGCCTTCCTCGAG TTCCGCTCAGTGGATGAGACAACCCAGGCCATGGCGTTCGACGGCATCATCTTCCAGGGACAGAGTCTGAAGATCCGCCGTCCCCATGACTACCAGCCCCTGCCCGGCATGAGCGAGAACCCCAGCGTCTACGTGcctg GCGTGGTGTCCACAGTGGTGCCTGACTCAGCCCACAAGCTGTTCATCGGGGGCCTGCCCAACTACCTGAATGATGACCAG GTGAAGGAGCTCCTGACATCGTTTGGGCCTCTCAAGGCCTTTAACTTGGTCAAGGATAGTGCCACAGGTTTGTCTAAGGGTTATGCGTTCTGTGAGTATGTAGACGTCAACCTGAACGACCAGATCACCATGGAGAATCAG GCCATAGCAGGACTCAACGGCATGCAGCTGGGAGATAAAAAACTCCTGGTGCAGAGAGCCAGCGTGGGATCCAAGAACGCCACTCTG acAAGTATAAACCAGACCCCGGTGACGCTGCAGGTGCCGGGCCTGATGAACAGCTCAATGACCCAGATGGCCGGCCTGCCCACTGAGGTGCTGTGTCTGATGAATATGGTGGCTGTGGAGGAGCTGGTGGATGAAGAGGAATACGAGGAGATCGTGGAGGATGTGAGGGACGAGTGCAGCAAGTACGGCCAGGTCAAGAGCATCGAGATCCCCAGACCTGTGGATGGGCTGGAGGTCCCTGGCACTggcaag ATCTTTGTGGAGTTCATGTCAGTGTTTGACTCCCAGAAGGCCATGCAGGGTCTGACGGGCAGGAAGTTTGCCAACCGGGTGGTGGTGACCAAATACTGCGACCCTGATGCCTACCACCGCCGAGACTTCTGGTAG